In Pseudobdellovibrionaceae bacterium, a single genomic region encodes these proteins:
- a CDS encoding methylenetetrahydrofolate--tRNA-(uracil(54)-C(5))-methyltransferase (FADH(2)-oxidizing) TrmFO — MKTVSIVGAGLAGSECAFQLAQKGYKVTLYEMRDQQMTPAHQTKYFAELVCSNSFGSQTTYSAPGQLKWEAEKLNSLLLKIAKKHQVPAGMALAVDRQKFANEITNQLNKHPNITIVQKTISSLQELKRPAVIASGPLTNKHLATALSQHFNTDSLYFFDAIAPIVDAESINWDKVWLANRFDDIEKDYINCPLNKEEYFNLIEEIKKADTLAFKNFEKEDLKLIENTPYFDACMPIEVIISRGDLSLRFGPLSPKGLTNPHSKEKPFAVVQLRTENKDKTAYNMVGFQTKMNYPEQKRIFKMIPGLENADFLKLGSIHRNLYINSPKKLNTNLSSKADTQLFFAGQITGVEGYFESTCMGLLAALSIDQGNSFTTPPPQSAFGALLNAITEDKDHFQPTNINFSLFKPLTEKDIARLQGNLLSTEQKLKGRKNKQARRDLQIKNAQYYFNQWAKNL, encoded by the coding sequence ATGAAAACAGTATCCATAGTGGGAGCAGGCCTTGCTGGCAGTGAGTGTGCCTTTCAATTAGCCCAAAAAGGCTACAAGGTTACCTTATATGAGATGAGAGACCAACAGATGACCCCCGCTCATCAAACTAAATACTTTGCAGAGCTTGTCTGCTCTAACTCCTTTGGTAGCCAAACCACCTATTCGGCCCCTGGTCAATTAAAGTGGGAAGCCGAAAAACTAAACTCTTTACTCTTAAAAATTGCAAAAAAACATCAAGTTCCCGCAGGAATGGCCTTGGCCGTGGATCGACAAAAATTTGCTAACGAAATTACCAACCAACTAAACAAACATCCCAATATAACTATTGTGCAAAAAACCATCTCTTCTTTGCAAGAGCTAAAAAGGCCCGCCGTTATTGCCTCTGGCCCACTAACCAATAAGCATTTAGCAACCGCTTTAAGCCAGCACTTTAACACCGACTCTCTTTATTTTTTTGATGCTATTGCCCCCATCGTCGATGCAGAGTCTATCAATTGGGATAAAGTTTGGCTGGCAAACCGCTTTGATGACATAGAAAAAGATTATATTAATTGCCCCCTAAATAAAGAGGAATATTTTAACCTTATTGAAGAAATTAAAAAAGCAGACACCTTAGCTTTTAAAAATTTTGAAAAAGAAGATTTAAAATTAATAGAAAACACACCTTACTTTGACGCTTGCATGCCTATTGAAGTTATTATTAGTAGAGGTGACCTTAGTTTGCGCTTTGGCCCCCTTTCTCCTAAAGGCTTAACAAACCCTCATAGCAAAGAAAAACCTTTTGCTGTAGTACAACTGCGTACAGAAAACAAAGACAAAACAGCTTACAACATGGTGGGCTTTCAAACAAAAATGAATTACCCCGAACAAAAACGCATTTTTAAAATGATACCTGGCTTAGAGAATGCCGACTTTTTAAAACTGGGAAGTATTCATCGTAACTTGTATATTAACAGCCCTAAAAAATTAAATACCAATTTAAGCAGTAAGGCAGACACACAATTATTTTTTGCAGGACAAATTACAGGAGTAGAAGGCTATTTTGAATCCACTTGCATGGGTTTGCTAGCTGCCCTGTCCATTGACCAAGGAAACTCTTTTACCACACCTCCTCCACAATCTGCCTTTGGTGCATTACTAAATGCAATTACCGAAGATAAAGATCATTTTCAACCTACAAACATTAATTTTTCTTTATTTAAACCTCTTACGGAAAAAGATATTGCTCGTTTACAAGGCAATTTACTTAGTACAGAACAAAAACTAAAGGGACGAAAAAATAAACAAGCCCGAAGAGACTTACAAATTAAAAATGCACAATACTATTTTAATCAATGGGCAAAAAATTTATAA
- a CDS encoding DUF721 domain-containing protein, with amino-acid sequence MSNKKPTTATPNTSLAFKKPFRPSRVSRLETSAHVLESTFKGKSFFSQGFIRWRVWGSWSNIVGEELAKHTEPVFHRDGCLSIWADTPALAQDLSFSSELLKQKINEFVESEWVKSLRITSYKKQSSVKKEMIKKLQSLF; translated from the coding sequence ATGTCTAATAAAAAACCAACTACAGCAACACCTAATACCTCTTTAGCATTTAAAAAGCCATTTAGACCTTCTAGAGTATCCCGCTTAGAAACATCTGCCCATGTTTTAGAGTCCACTTTTAAGGGCAAAAGTTTTTTTTCTCAGGGTTTTATTCGTTGGAGAGTTTGGGGGTCGTGGTCTAATATTGTGGGCGAAGAGTTGGCAAAACACACAGAACCAGTGTTTCACCGCGATGGGTGTTTAAGTATTTGGGCCGATACACCGGCCCTGGCTCAAGATTTGTCCTTTTCTTCAGAGCTTTTAAAGCAAAAAATTAATGAATTTGTAGAGTCAGAGTGGGTTAAAAGCCTGCGCATCACCTCTTATAAAAAGCAAAGCTCTGTTAAAAAAGAGATGATAAAAAAACTACAGTCACTTTTTTAG
- a CDS encoding 6-phosphofructokinase: MKNKVLGVYTSGGDAPGMNASLRAVVRMALHYGWKVIGIEQAYKGMVEKQFKPLGLSDVAQIIQRGGTVLQSSRYPDFLNKTVREKAYNNLKEQNISSLVCIGGDGSFKGLSALHKEFNINVVGIPATIDNNIYGTDLSLGVDTASNVVLTAIDDIRNTADSHGRVFLVEVMGNNCGFLALHTALSGGAEDVFLPKDNLKSKLPKVVANIQKRKARGKKGHILVVAESPKKEGYSHQVAKQLRALAPSLDVKVFILGHMQRGGAPTCLDRSLGSRFGIRAVELLEKMYTTKNIEQWAVVLKEGKISELILDEVINQKKALEEDILSDYIHILAG; the protein is encoded by the coding sequence ATGAAAAATAAAGTTTTAGGAGTATATACTAGTGGAGGAGATGCTCCAGGAATGAACGCTAGCTTAAGAGCGGTTGTGCGAATGGCTTTGCATTACGGTTGGAAAGTGATTGGCATTGAACAGGCTTATAAGGGCATGGTAGAAAAACAATTTAAACCTTTAGGTTTAAGTGATGTTGCACAGATTATTCAAAGGGGCGGAACGGTTTTACAAAGTTCTCGTTATCCTGATTTTTTAAATAAAACGGTTAGAGAAAAAGCTTATAATAATTTAAAAGAGCAAAACATTTCCTCTTTAGTTTGCATAGGAGGAGATGGGTCTTTTAAAGGCCTTTCTGCTTTACACAAAGAGTTTAATATAAATGTGGTGGGTATTCCTGCTACCATCGATAACAACATTTACGGAACCGATTTGTCTTTGGGAGTAGATACCGCTAGTAATGTGGTGCTAACGGCCATAGATGATATTCGAAACACAGCCGACAGCCATGGAAGAGTTTTTTTAGTAGAAGTTATGGGAAATAATTGCGGCTTTTTAGCTTTACATACTGCCTTGTCGGGAGGGGCAGAAGATGTTTTTTTACCAAAAGATAACTTAAAAAGCAAACTACCAAAAGTGGTAGCCAATATTCAAAAAAGAAAAGCCCGAGGAAAGAAGGGGCATATTTTAGTAGTGGCAGAGTCTCCTAAAAAAGAAGGATACTCTCACCAAGTGGCTAAACAGTTAAGAGCTCTTGCCCCTAGTTTAGATGTTAAAGTTTTTATTTTAGGACATATGCAAAGGGGAGGGGCACCTACCTGTTTAGATCGTTCTTTGGGTTCTCGATTTGGTATTAGAGCGGTGGAGTTATTAGAAAAAATGTACACCACTAAGAATATAGAACAATGGGCAGTGGTTTTAAAAGAGGGAAAAATATCTGAGCTTATTTTAGACGAAGTGATTAACCAAAAAAAAGCATTAGAAGAAGATATTTTAAGCGATTACATTCATATTTTAGCAGGTTAG
- a CDS encoding sigma 54-interacting transcriptional regulator: MYTKTLTQNQNLPHIGGVASLLVKQEGHKEQVVEVGEFLTIGRDTVNQVVFDDPFLSSRHARLEKRETGYFIKDLQSHNGIYVNGVKVGEAALEHFDKIHIGKIEFTFLMQKNKVISDSFMESKNENWNKVLLSIPKIANSDFAVLIYGPSGSGKEIIAQNLHKNSKQGNFPMINVNCSALNESLIESELFGHLKGSFTGAQQDRKGAFVMASGSTLFLDEIGDLPLSLQPKLLRALENQEIKPVGADKPIKTNVRIIAATHKNLAQEVAKGNFREDLFYRLNVLKVTVPSLTEREEDFESLLYFFAKKFKVRFSFMAIQALKKQKWPGQIRELKNTVARAAALFGKSEVTEGHLPDIISSEDLSLDKDNFFSKTYDSLEPTTLKVLEKKAIYERLSANFGNQRKTADELGIPKSTLHDRVKTYEIDVKKFKKNR, translated from the coding sequence ATGTACACTAAAACTTTAACACAAAACCAAAACTTACCTCATATAGGAGGCGTAGCCAGCTTACTAGTAAAACAAGAGGGACACAAAGAGCAAGTTGTAGAAGTGGGTGAATTTCTTACTATTGGAAGAGACACGGTAAACCAGGTAGTGTTTGATGATCCTTTTTTATCTTCTCGTCACGCCAGATTAGAAAAAAGAGAAACTGGGTATTTTATAAAAGATTTACAAAGTCATAATGGCATTTATGTTAATGGAGTTAAAGTGGGCGAAGCTGCTTTAGAACATTTTGATAAAATTCATATTGGCAAAATAGAATTTACTTTTTTGATGCAAAAAAATAAAGTAATTTCTGACTCCTTTATGGAAAGTAAAAATGAAAACTGGAATAAAGTTTTATTAAGTATTCCTAAAATTGCTAACAGTGACTTTGCTGTTTTAATTTATGGGCCTTCTGGTAGTGGTAAAGAAATTATTGCACAAAACTTACATAAAAATTCTAAGCAAGGTAACTTTCCAATGATTAATGTTAATTGTAGTGCTTTAAACGAAAGTTTAATTGAAAGTGAGTTGTTTGGTCATTTAAAGGGGAGTTTTACGGGCGCTCAGCAAGATAGAAAAGGCGCTTTTGTTATGGCCTCGGGAAGTACCTTATTTTTAGATGAAATTGGTGACTTACCTTTGTCATTACAGCCAAAACTTTTAAGAGCTTTAGAGAACCAAGAAATTAAACCTGTTGGGGCAGACAAGCCCATTAAAACAAATGTTAGAATTATTGCAGCAACACATAAAAACTTAGCTCAAGAAGTGGCAAAAGGTAACTTTAGAGAAGATTTATTTTACCGATTAAATGTTTTAAAAGTTACAGTACCTAGTCTTACCGAAAGAGAAGAGGATTTTGAATCTTTATTGTATTTTTTTGCCAAAAAATTTAAAGTAAGATTTTCTTTTATGGCCATACAAGCATTAAAAAAACAAAAATGGCCAGGTCAAATTAGAGAGTTAAAAAATACTGTAGCAAGGGCTGCGGCTTTGTTTGGAAAAAGCGAAGTTACCGAAGGGCATTTGCCAGATATTATTTCTAGCGAAGATTTAAGCTTAGATAAAGACAATTTTTTTTCAAAAACTTACGACAGTTTAGAGCCAACCACTCTTAAGGTGTTAGAGAAAAAGGCGATTTACGAAAGATTGTCTGCTAATTTTGGAAATCAAAGAAAAACAGCAGACGAGCTAGGTATCCCTAAAAGCACTTTGCACGACAGAGTAAAAACTTATGAAATTGATGTTAAAAAATTTAAAAAAAATCGCTAA
- the kdsB gene encoding 3-deoxy-manno-octulosonate cytidylyltransferase, translating to MKVVGVIPARLASARFPSKLLHIIAGKPLLHWVVENALKANSLNSVVVATDSVEIKNSLQSFSVDVVMTDSNLASGSDRVWAAVKNTSADIIVNIQGDEALLEPVHIDKAVKSLSLAITKNSLAVSTLATALPLGEEDNPNSVKVVCNHQGQAIYFSRYPIPYSRTTRTKQDSSLQHIGLYAYTRKALQLFCSKPPVALEKGERLEQLRLLYWGVPIYVEQIEQKLIGVDTLEDAKMVEAILLKKENSKKK from the coding sequence ATGAAAGTTGTTGGAGTAATTCCTGCTCGCTTAGCTTCGGCTAGGTTTCCATCGAAATTATTACATATAATTGCGGGAAAGCCACTTCTTCACTGGGTGGTAGAAAATGCTTTAAAGGCAAATTCTTTAAACTCTGTAGTAGTGGCCACCGATAGCGTAGAAATTAAAAACAGCTTGCAATCTTTTTCCGTAGATGTGGTTATGACCGATTCTAATTTAGCCTCGGGCAGCGATAGAGTATGGGCTGCGGTTAAAAATACTTCGGCCGATATTATTGTAAATATTCAAGGTGATGAAGCCTTGTTAGAGCCTGTCCATATTGACAAGGCGGTTAAATCTTTATCTTTGGCAATTACAAAAAATAGTTTGGCAGTAAGTACTTTAGCAACCGCTTTGCCTTTAGGAGAAGAAGACAATCCTAATAGTGTTAAGGTAGTTTGCAATCATCAAGGCCAAGCTATTTATTTTAGCCGTTACCCTATACCTTATTCTCGCACAACAAGAACAAAACAAGATTCTTCTTTGCAGCACATAGGTTTATATGCCTATACTCGCAAGGCCTTACAGCTATTTTGTTCTAAGCCTCCTGTAGCTTTAGAAAAAGGAGAGCGGTTAGAACAATTGCGATTGCTGTATTGGGGAGTTCCTATTTATGTAGAGCAAATAGAACAAAAATTAATTGGGGTGGACACTTTAGAAGATGCTAAAATGGTAGAAGCCATTTTATTAAAAAAAGAAAACAGCAAAAAAAAATGA
- a CDS encoding CTP synthase: MSTKTKVKTQTKINKSKKANKHTKYIFVTGGVVSSLGKGLTAASLGSLFRARGFSVSLMKCDPYINVDPGTLSPFQHGEVFVTEDGTEADLDLGHYERFLDCNLGKNHSITTGQVYEKVIANERRGDYLGGTVQVIPHITDEIKRRIYMASESIPKKASSLKTNPPVDISIVEIGGTVGDIEGLPFLEAIRQIGLDLNSNQVAFVHLTYLPYLTKVEELKSKPTQHSVKALREIGIHPNFLICRSEKNVSLDVKKKISAQCSVRLENIISATDSNSIYEVPLALVSNKLDLQLLKHFNIAPKTLKLQKWKTLVANLKAQKKEVTIAVVGKYVHLKESYKSLHEALVHGSVANKVKIKIKYIDSEKITAKNIKTLLKGVGGVLVPGGFGHRAIEGKLVAINYARKNKIPFFGICLGLQMAIIEFAKNVCNLKSATSEEFITKPSDKKHCVIALMEGQKNQENRGASMRLGAYSCQLQTSSLISSIYKSKNISERHRHRYEFNNQYLPTLKQAGLVFSGVNKKMNLIEAIELKNHPWFIGVQFHPEFKSRPLKPHPLFVSFISAILKKESV; the protein is encoded by the coding sequence ATGAGTACAAAAACAAAAGTAAAAACACAAACAAAAATAAATAAAAGTAAAAAAGCCAATAAACATACAAAGTATATCTTTGTTACAGGAGGGGTGGTGTCCTCTTTAGGAAAAGGTTTAACTGCTGCAAGCTTGGGTTCTTTATTTAGGGCAAGGGGTTTTAGTGTTAGCCTTATGAAGTGTGACCCTTATATTAATGTAGACCCTGGCACGCTTTCACCTTTTCAGCATGGAGAGGTGTTTGTTACTGAAGATGGAACAGAAGCAGATTTAGATTTAGGTCATTACGAAAGATTTTTAGATTGTAATTTAGGAAAAAACCACAGCATTACTACGGGGCAAGTGTACGAAAAAGTTATTGCTAATGAAAGGCGAGGGGATTATTTAGGCGGTACGGTACAGGTTATCCCTCATATTACTGATGAAATTAAGCGGCGTATTTATATGGCTTCAGAGTCGATACCTAAAAAAGCATCGTCATTAAAAACTAACCCCCCAGTGGATATTTCTATTGTGGAAATTGGGGGAACAGTAGGAGATATAGAGGGGCTTCCTTTTTTAGAGGCCATTCGACAAATTGGTTTAGATTTAAACAGCAATCAAGTGGCCTTTGTGCATCTTACTTATTTACCATACTTAACAAAGGTGGAAGAATTAAAAAGTAAACCCACTCAGCACTCTGTAAAAGCTTTAAGAGAGATTGGTATTCACCCTAATTTTTTAATTTGTAGGTCAGAAAAAAATGTCTCTTTAGATGTTAAGAAAAAAATCAGTGCTCAATGTAGTGTTAGATTAGAAAATATTATTTCAGCCACAGACTCTAATAGCATTTACGAAGTGCCATTAGCTTTAGTTAGTAATAAATTAGACTTACAATTACTTAAACATTTTAACATAGCTCCAAAAACTTTAAAATTACAAAAATGGAAAACTTTAGTTGCCAATCTTAAGGCGCAAAAGAAAGAAGTGACTATTGCTGTTGTTGGAAAGTATGTACATTTAAAAGAAAGTTATAAATCTTTGCACGAAGCCTTAGTGCATGGATCTGTTGCCAATAAAGTAAAAATAAAAATTAAATATATAGATTCCGAAAAAATTACTGCTAAAAATATAAAAACTTTGTTAAAGGGAGTGGGAGGAGTGTTGGTTCCGGGAGGTTTTGGTCATCGCGCTATCGAGGGAAAATTAGTGGCTATTAATTATGCTAGAAAAAATAAAATTCCTTTTTTTGGAATTTGCTTAGGTTTGCAAATGGCTATTATTGAGTTTGCAAAAAATGTTTGCAATTTAAAATCAGCAACTAGTGAAGAATTTATAACTAAACCTAGTGATAAAAAACATTGTGTTATTGCTTTAATGGAAGGGCAAAAGAATCAAGAAAATAGAGGTGCAAGTATGAGGTTAGGGGCTTACTCTTGCCAGCTACAAACCTCTAGTTTAATTTCTAGTATTTATAAAAGTAAAAATATTTCAGAAAGGCATCGTCATCGTTATGAGTTTAATAATCAATACCTACCTACTTTAAAGCAGGCGGGTTTAGTGTTTTCGGGTGTTAATAAAAAAATGAACTTAATAGAGGCAATAGAATTAAAAAATCACCCTTGGTTTATAGGCGTTCAATTTCATCCCGAATTTAAATCTAGGCCTTTAAAGCCTCATCCTTTATTTGTTAGTTTTATTAGTGCTATTTTAAAAAAGGAAAGTGTATGA
- a CDS encoding KpsF/GutQ family sugar-phosphate isomerase codes for MNDKEIILAAQQVLHLEASAVNDLSQTLGADFCKVVKAIVACKSKIVFSGIGKSGQIARKLASTFSSTGSPAIFLHMAEAMHGDFGVLSKEDLLIVISYSGEGTDLAALLKYASRKAIKLVAITGNSNSILAKNSSWCLNIQVKQEACPLGLAPTCSSTVSLALGDALAVAALELRGFKKENFAELHPGGSLGRRLLTKVSDLMHTKNLPFVDVEENFLSVMSLMTSSKVRGVVGVLKNSQLVGVITDGDIRIFLQKVTGDIRSQKAKDIMSTSPKNIAFNVLAEEALHAMEQFKIQALFVYSSASSNEVNAKGVTLPDKALQVVGLIHLQDLLQAKIL; via the coding sequence ATGAATGACAAAGAAATTATATTAGCAGCACAACAAGTTTTGCATTTAGAGGCCAGTGCCGTTAACGACCTTAGCCAAACCTTAGGGGCTGATTTTTGTAAGGTGGTTAAGGCCATTGTTGCTTGCAAGTCAAAAATTGTATTTTCTGGAATTGGTAAATCAGGGCAAATTGCTAGAAAGTTAGCTAGCACTTTTAGTTCTACGGGAAGCCCTGCTATTTTTTTACACATGGCCGAAGCCATGCATGGTGATTTTGGTGTGTTGTCTAAAGAGGATTTATTAATTGTTATTAGCTATAGTGGCGAGGGCACAGACTTGGCGGCTTTGTTAAAATATGCCAGTAGAAAAGCCATAAAACTGGTAGCTATTACTGGAAACAGCAATAGTATTTTGGCAAAAAATTCTAGCTGGTGTTTAAATATTCAGGTAAAGCAAGAGGCTTGTCCTTTGGGCCTAGCGCCCACCTGTAGTTCTACGGTAAGTTTAGCCTTGGGCGATGCCTTGGCCGTAGCGGCTTTAGAGCTTCGCGGTTTTAAAAAAGAGAACTTTGCAGAACTGCACCCAGGGGGCAGTTTAGGAAGACGCTTGTTAACTAAAGTTTCGGACTTAATGCACACCAAAAATCTTCCTTTTGTAGATGTCGAAGAAAATTTTTTATCGGTTATGTCTTTAATGACTTCCTCTAAAGTTAGAGGAGTTGTTGGGGTGTTAAAAAATTCTCAATTAGTGGGTGTGATTACCGATGGAGACATTCGTATTTTTTTACAAAAGGTTACAGGAGATATTCGGTCACAAAAAGCTAAAGATATTATGAGCACCTCTCCTAAAAATATTGCGTTTAATGTGTTGGCCGAAGAAGCTTTACACGCTATGGAGCAATTTAAAATTCAAGCACTATTTGTGTATAGCAGCGCCTCTTCTAATGAAGTTAATGCCAAGGGGGTTACTCTTCCCGATAAAGCTTTGCAAGTGGTGGGGTTAATTCATTTACAAGATTTGTTACAAGCTAAAATACTTTAG
- a CDS encoding outer membrane beta-barrel domain-containing protein codes for MLKLFFIFLYLSLILPSVSFSKPKEHWLHVDGEKNFSNIIVISKKFLKKTNRLEVFTYGATSINNAFYLNAAPGLDITYYFKEKYGVSFSYLYFFNSAKEIKSKLDRSTLRAQLGFSPKQFVGMYFHWSPIYGKLAFFNKKLIPFDLYFALGLGQVSAEYRERNEGGEKEKITPFKSLSFSAQMGQQFAWSPDVAIHWKILWNAFPLPSGGKITGVANDILFGLGVSWFFGGKNTGR; via the coding sequence TTGTTAAAACTATTTTTTATTTTTTTATACCTTTCTTTAATTCTTCCTTCGGTTAGTTTTTCTAAACCTAAAGAACATTGGCTTCATGTGGATGGAGAAAAAAACTTTTCTAATATTATTGTTATATCTAAAAAGTTTTTAAAAAAAACAAACAGGCTTGAGGTTTTTACTTATGGAGCTACCAGCATTAACAATGCCTTTTATTTAAATGCAGCGCCAGGCTTAGATATAACCTATTATTTTAAAGAAAAATATGGAGTTAGTTTTTCTTATTTGTATTTTTTTAACTCCGCCAAAGAAATAAAAAGTAAGTTAGATCGATCTACTCTTAGGGCGCAATTAGGGTTTTCGCCAAAACAGTTTGTGGGAATGTATTTTCATTGGTCGCCCATTTATGGAAAGTTAGCTTTTTTTAATAAAAAATTAATCCCCTTTGATTTGTACTTTGCCTTAGGCTTGGGGCAGGTTAGTGCAGAATATAGAGAGCGTAATGAGGGTGGGGAAAAAGAAAAAATCACACCTTTTAAAAGCCTGTCTTTTTCTGCGCAAATGGGGCAGCAATTTGCTTGGAGCCCCGATGTAGCTATCCATTGGAAAATTTTATGGAACGCTTTCCCTCTACCTTCGGGTGGTAAGATAACAGGTGTTGCTAATGATATTTTATTTGGGCTAGGTGTTAGCTGGTTCTTTGGTGGTAAAAATACAGGCAGGTAA
- a CDS encoding tetratricopeptide repeat protein gives MKIKMLNNIIIFCSLLIFTSKAFSAKSFSTRTTAINKISYLISSGNSKKASVKLLSLLRFKEYNKSKPRVYFLLGLAFEKLQLKRSSVWALLESIKSSKGKGRYAQTSLTRLLLTANSIEDNQSIKKALSVMSLTRFPSKYRAKLYYILAKNYFEKRNFSKAVRYFFKIKRGNALYFLSRYFLANSLVEQGKFTQALRVFKKIVQASKPYTKMHTAALLGQARIYYQLKRWKRALKLYYNIPRDSEFWVEALQESAWTELRLNKLNMALRHFQTIHSSYYKRNYIPESLILRAVVYLKLCRYEEVKKILSIYNQEYKGVLSNVSWLLRKKRALYSFYIKLLRKKNVESWKAKLASSGPIKKLFQQIIGLAKERKKLRRLFSSRSLAARPVFKNIKSNLLYSKSYLRIAGELELVKMRKELINLKKQKDFIRYELLKSKQTSIKKKIAEKKLGIKKEEQEEDKRNYYIQNGYEYWPFQGEYWLDELGNYYYIGGSSCAR, from the coding sequence ATGAAAATAAAAATGTTAAATAATATAATTATTTTTTGTAGCTTACTGATATTTACGTCAAAAGCTTTTTCTGCAAAATCTTTTTCTACTCGCACAACAGCTATTAATAAAATTTCTTATTTAATTAGTTCGGGCAATAGTAAAAAAGCTTCTGTTAAACTTTTGTCTTTGTTGCGATTTAAAGAATATAATAAATCTAAGCCACGAGTGTATTTTTTATTAGGCTTGGCCTTTGAAAAGTTACAATTAAAACGCTCTTCGGTTTGGGCTTTGTTAGAGTCTATAAAAAGTTCGAAAGGTAAGGGTAGGTATGCTCAAACTAGTTTAACTCGACTATTGTTAACCGCCAATTCTATAGAAGATAACCAGTCTATTAAAAAAGCATTGTCTGTAATGTCTTTAACCAGATTTCCCTCTAAATATCGAGCAAAATTATATTATATTTTAGCAAAAAACTATTTTGAAAAACGCAATTTTAGTAAAGCTGTTCGTTACTTTTTTAAAATTAAAAGAGGCAATGCTTTGTACTTTTTGTCACGATACTTTTTAGCTAATTCATTAGTGGAGCAAGGAAAGTTTACGCAAGCTTTACGAGTATTTAAAAAAATTGTGCAAGCAAGCAAGCCTTATACTAAAATGCATACGGCAGCTTTACTGGGACAAGCTAGAATTTACTATCAACTAAAACGATGGAAGCGAGCGTTAAAGTTATATTATAACATACCTAGGGATTCTGAGTTTTGGGTAGAAGCTTTGCAAGAATCTGCATGGACCGAGCTAAGGTTAAATAAGTTAAATATGGCTTTGCGACATTTTCAAACGATTCACTCTTCTTATTATAAAAGAAACTATATTCCAGAGTCTTTAATTTTAAGAGCTGTGGTTTATTTAAAGCTATGTAGGTACGAAGAGGTAAAGAAAATTTTAAGTATTTATAATCAGGAGTATAAAGGTGTATTAAGCAATGTTTCTTGGTTATTAAGAAAAAAGAGAGCTTTGTACTCTTTTTATATTAAACTATTAAGAAAAAAGAATGTAGAATCTTGGAAGGCAAAACTGGCAAGCTCGGGCCCAATTAAAAAACTATTTCAACAAATTATTGGATTAGCTAAAGAAAGAAAAAAATTAAGAAGACTATTTTCTTCAAGATCCTTAGCGGCTAGGCCCGTATTTAAAAACATTAAATCAAATTTATTGTACTCTAAAAGCTATTTAAGAATTGCGGGAGAGTTAGAATTAGTTAAAATGCGAAAAGAATTAATTAATTTAAAAAAACAAAAAGATTTTATTCGTTATGAATTGTTAAAATCAAAGCAAACCAGTATAAAGAAAAAAATTGCAGAAAAAAAACTAGGAATTAAAAAAGAAGAACAAGAAGAGGATAAACGAAACTATTATATTCAAAATGGATATGAATATTGGCCATTTCAAGGAGAATATTGGTTAGATGAACTAGGTAATTATTACTATATTGGGGGCTCTAGCTGTGCAAGATAA